The Bacillota bacterium nucleotide sequence TCAGACGCGGCGCTGGAATCCCAAGATGTCGAAGTACATCTTCACCTCGCGCAACGGCATATACATCATCGACCTTCAGAAGACCGTACGGAAGGTTGAGGAGGCTTACCAGTTCGTCCGGTCCAAGGTGCAAGAAGGTGGGACTGTCCTCTTCGTGGGAACCAAGAAGCAAGCCCACGCCACTGTGGCCGAGGAGGCCCAGCGGTGCGGGATGTTCTGGGTCAATGAGCGTTGGCTGGGTGGCATGCTCACCAACTTCGCAACCATTCGCAAGCGAGTGGAGAGGATGAAGACCCTCGAGCGGATGGAGGAGGACGGCTCCCTCGAGGCGCTCCCAAAGAAGGAAGCCCAGGGGCTTATGAACGAGAGGGCCAAGCTCCAGCAGCACCTCTCAGGAATACGGGACATGAAGCACCTGCCTGATGTGGTGTTTATCATAGACCCACGAAAAGAGAAGATCGCCGTCGCGGAGGCACGCCGGCTGAACATCCCGATAGTCGCGATAGTCGACACAAACTGTGATCCTGACGAGATCGACTACGTGATCCCTGGCAACGACGACGCGATCCGGGCGGTCAGGCTGCTTACATCGAAGATGGCTGACGCCGTCATCGAAGGCCGAGAGGGACTTGACCAGGCGCCGCCTGAGGATGAGGCTGACGAGGGCCCAGCGATCGTCGAGATTCCAGCAGAGATGGCCCCAGAACAGGTTCCCGTGCCCGGCGGGCCGGCGGCGGGACGATAATTGCGGAGGGACCCTGATCATATGGAAATCACCGCTGCGATGGTTAAGGATCTTCGCGAGCAAACAGGCGCGGGGATGATGGACTGCAAGAGGGCTCTCACCGAAGCGTCAGGTGATATGGAGCGGGCCGTGATGGTCCTGCGCGAACGAGGCTTAGCGGCCGCAGCCAAGCGCGCCGGCAGGGAGACAGCGGAGGGCGTCATCGATTCCTACATCCACATGGGTGGGAGGATCGGCGTCCTCATAGAGGTCAACTGCGAGACAGATTTCGTCGCGAAGAACGAGAGATTCCGTCAGCTGGTTCGGGATCTCGCAATGCAGGTGGCCGCGGCCCGACCCTCGTACGTGTCCCGTGAAGAGGTTCCAGCAGAAATCCTCGAGCGCGAGCGCGAAGTGTACCGGGCTCAGGCTCTGAACGAAGGGAAGCCCGAGAAGTTCGTCGACAAGATCGTCGAAGGTCGCCTCGAGAAGTTCTTCCAGGAAGCCTGCCTGCTGGATCAGGCTTTCATACGGGATCCTGAACGCACGGTCGCTGATGTGATCCGTGAGGTAATCGGGGTTCTTGGGGAGAACATCACCGTCCGTAGGTTCGTCAGGTTCGAACGGGGAGAGGCAAACTGACAGAGAGCAAACGAAGAGAACACTCCGGTGTTCTCTTTGTTTGTTACCCTCACGGTGAGTGAAGGAAAAGCCTTGTCCTCATCGAATCTTAGCCAGAGGTGAGTGTGTTGGATGAACCCAGGTTCAGGCGAGTCGTGCTCAAGCTGTCCGGGGAGGCGCTTGCCGGTGAGAAGGGCTATGGTGTAGACCTTGACACGGTGACGTGGATTGCCCGGGAGATCCAGGAAGCCTATGCCCTGGGAGTTCAGATAGCCATAGTCGTGGGCGGGGGGAACATCTGGAGAGGCGCACAGGCCAGTGGGCGCGGCATGGACCGTAGCACGGCTGACTATGTAGGCATGCTTGCCACGGTGATAAACTCCGTTGCTCTGCAAGATGCCCTCGAGCGCCTAGGCATACCCACGAGGGTCCTCACTGCCCTTGAGATCAGGGAGATAGCCGAGCCGTACATCCGGCGGCGCGCCGTGCGTCATCTTGAGAAAGGACGAGTGGTGATATTCGGGGCGGGGACCGGAAACCCATTCTTCTCGACAGACACCACTGCGGCACTTCGCGCTGCGGAGATCGAAGCGGAGATAATCCTGATGGCCAAGCGCGTGGATGGAGTGTACGATTCCGACCCGGTGTCCAATCCCAACGCCGTGCTGTTTCGGGAACTCACCTATATCGATGTAATAAACCGTGGCTTGAAGGTCATGGATTCGACGGCTGCTTCGCTTTGCATGGATAACGGCATCCCCATAATGGTCTTCAACCTCCTGTGTCCAGGCAATATCAAGAGGGCTGTCATGGGGGAGCCCGTCGGCACGATCGTTAGGAGGGATGAGACTTGTACAAGGACGAACTGAAGAGAGCCGAAGAGAGAATGAAAGCCGTGATCGAAGCGACGCAGAGGGAGTTCGCAGGAGTGCGGACCGGCCGCGCAAACCCCGCTCTGCTGGATCGGGTGGTCGTTGACTACTACGATACCCCCACCCCCCTTGTGCAGCTCGCCAATGTGTCCGCTCCTGAACCCAGACTTCTCGTGGTCACACCGTGGGACAGGTCCGTGCTCGGCAGGATCGAGAAGGCTATCCTCAAGGCGGACATCGGGCTTGTCCCTACCAATGACGGGAACGTAATACGGATGACTATACCTCACCTCACAGAGGAGAGGCGTCGCGAACTGGTGAAGCTGGTCCGGAAGATGGCCGAGGAGATGCGTGTGGCTGTCCGGAATATCCGACGGGACGTTATGGAGTCTGTCAAGGGACTTGAGAAGGAAGGGACGATCTCCGAGGACGATTTGAAGAGGGCGCAGGAAGAGATCCAGAAACTCACCGACAAGTACGTGGGCGAAATCGACAAGCTTCTCGCCGCCAAGGAAGTGGAGATCCTTCAGGTGTAGAAGAAACCGGTCTTCCGGCATGTCGAAGCCCCCTCAGTTCGAGGGGGTTCTTGACATGTTCGGGACCCGAGCCTGATGCATGGGGAGGCAATCCAGTTGCTGCCGTCGCATATAGCCATAGTAATGGACGGCAACGGCCGTTGGGCAAGAAGGCGCGGGCAACCGAGGCTGTTCGGCCATCGCGCAGGAGTGCAAGTAGCCAGGGACGTTGTAATCGCCGCCCGGGACCTCGGAGTGAAAGTGGTCACGCTTTACGCGTTCTCCACGGAGAACTGGAAGCGCCCGGCGGAGGAAGTGCAGGGCATCTTCAGCCTGCTCGAGGAGTTCTTCGCGCGAGGGGTCGGGGAACTCGCAGGATCAGGCGTTAAGGTGCGGGTCATAGGGGACAGGGAGCGGCTCCCCGAGTCCGTCAGGCGTGTGGCGGAGGAGGCGGAGGAGAAGACTCGTCACTGCACCGCGATGACGGTCAATGTGGCACTGAATTACGGCGGCAGGTGGGATCTGGTCTCGGCGGCCCGTTCTCTCGTGGAGGATGCTGTCCACGGCAGAATCGGAAAGCAGGATGTGACAGAGGAGGCCATCTCCGCCAGGTTGTCTACCGCTGGGCAACCTGACCCGGACCTCATCCTCCGAACAGGCGGGGAGAATCGGTTGAGCAACTTCCTTCTGTGGCAAGCGGCCTACTCGGAGATCTGGGTGACACCCAAACTGTGGCCGGATTTCACTGCGGAGGACCTGAAGAGCGCCATCCGAGATTTCGAGACGAGGGAGCGCAGGTACGGGTCGGTAGGAACGGAGAGGTGATCGTGTTGGCGGCCAGGTACATAGTGGGGGTCCTCGGGGCTCCGATCGCCATCTACCTCGTCTACCGCGGTGGCCTGCTGTTTGCTGCTGCCCTTGCAGCACTCGCAGCTATCGGCGGGTTCGAGTATACTCGGCTCGCTCAGATGAAGTCGTGGAAGCCAAGCCCGCCGGTTCTGATGGGGGGAGCTCTCCTGTTCATGTTGGACGCCTCCCTTTTCGGCGGCAAGTTCTCTGAGCCCGCTCTCGCTCTCGTACTCCTCGCTGGTTTATCCGTCCAAGTGATGAGAGGGATCCCTGCGAATGGGGTGGGGGGGCCTGCGCTCGAAACATTCGGGGCCATATACTGCGGATGGACACTCTCGAAGCTTCTCCTGATC carries:
- the rpsB gene encoding 30S ribosomal protein S2, translating into QTRRWNPKMSKYIFTSRNGIYIIDLQKTVRKVEEAYQFVRSKVQEGGTVLFVGTKKQAHATVAEEAQRCGMFWVNERWLGGMLTNFATIRKRVERMKTLERMEEDGSLEALPKKEAQGLMNERAKLQQHLSGIRDMKHLPDVVFIIDPRKEKIAVAEARRLNIPIVAIVDTNCDPDEIDYVIPGNDDAIRAVRLLTSKMADAVIEGREGLDQAPPEDEADEGPAIVEIPAEMAPEQVPVPGGPAAGR
- the tsf gene encoding translation elongation factor Ts gives rise to the protein MEITAAMVKDLREQTGAGMMDCKRALTEASGDMERAVMVLRERGLAAAAKRAGRETAEGVIDSYIHMGGRIGVLIEVNCETDFVAKNERFRQLVRDLAMQVAAARPSYVSREEVPAEILEREREVYRAQALNEGKPEKFVDKIVEGRLEKFFQEACLLDQAFIRDPERTVADVIREVIGVLGENITVRRFVRFERGEAN
- the pyrH gene encoding UMP kinase — protein: MDEPRFRRVVLKLSGEALAGEKGYGVDLDTVTWIAREIQEAYALGVQIAIVVGGGNIWRGAQASGRGMDRSTADYVGMLATVINSVALQDALERLGIPTRVLTALEIREIAEPYIRRRAVRHLEKGRVVIFGAGTGNPFFSTDTTAALRAAEIEAEIILMAKRVDGVYDSDPVSNPNAVLFRELTYIDVINRGLKVMDSTAASLCMDNGIPIMVFNLLCPGNIKRAVMGEPVGTIVRRDETCTRTN
- the frr gene encoding ribosome recycling factor, with amino-acid sequence MKAVIEATQREFAGVRTGRANPALLDRVVVDYYDTPTPLVQLANVSAPEPRLLVVTPWDRSVLGRIEKAILKADIGLVPTNDGNVIRMTIPHLTEERRRELVKLVRKMAEEMRVAVRNIRRDVMESVKGLEKEGTISEDDLKRAQEEIQKLTDKYVGEIDKLLAAKEVEILQV
- a CDS encoding isoprenyl transferase translates to MLPSHIAIVMDGNGRWARRRGQPRLFGHRAGVQVARDVVIAARDLGVKVVTLYAFSTENWKRPAEEVQGIFSLLEEFFARGVGELAGSGVKVRVIGDRERLPESVRRVAEEAEEKTRHCTAMTVNVALNYGGRWDLVSAARSLVEDAVHGRIGKQDVTEEAISARLSTAGQPDPDLILRTGGENRLSNFLLWQAAYSEIWVTPKLWPDFTAEDLKSAIRDFETRERRYGSVGTER